The window TATGCGGGCATACAGACCAAGCTGTTTGCCTTTATTTTGTCTGTGGTTCACAACCGCAATGACGCCGAGGAACTGTTTCAGGAGACCAGCGTAATTTTGTGGGAACGGTTTGAAACGTATGATTCTGACAAATCGTTTGCCTCCTGGGCACTGGGTATCGCCCGCAATAAGGTTCTGGAGTACCTGCGTGCCAATAAGCGGTCTCGGAAACTGTTTTCGGATTCGGTGTACGAGCAGATTCTTCGGATCGCCGAAAGCGGCGAGGATGATATCAGCCAGCGGGTTT of the Anaerohalosphaeraceae bacterium genome contains:
- a CDS encoding sigma-70 family RNA polymerase sigma factor; amino-acid sequence: MNSNSSQHARFLRLYAGIQTKLFAFILSVVHNRNDAEELFQETSVILWERFETYDSDKSFASWALGIARNKVLEYLRANKRSRKLFSDSVYEQILRIAESGEDDISQRVSALKTCLQTLKEMDRKLISFRFHENIPVKLLSQHTGRSADSLYKSLSRIFHFLKLCIERKLAGEAV